A window of the Streptococcus sp. 116-D4 genome harbors these coding sequences:
- a CDS encoding gamma-glutamylcysteine synthetase: MSRSIDLLKHRYLKNIKENPELFVGIELEYPVANLEGDATDVEVIKHLFRYLVSTFDFTVEKVDDFGTPIQLVDPASQDAILFEVSYTTIEFAFGKAETIQEVKNRFSIYLESIQKKLAESNHAIVGCGIHPNWDKNENSPVSYSRYRMLMDYLNLSSTVTKSDLHQFPEYGAFICGSQVQLDVSKSNYLRVINAFTQIEAVKAYLFANSEFSGADWDTKISRDIFWEESMHGIYPENVGVNSRLFKDEDDFFGYLNHSAIFTAERDGKTYYFYPIQARDYLSTPEVQAYALTGDEIIIYPQEKDFETHRSYQYQDLTTRGTVEFRSVCTQPLDSTFASAAFHLGLLVNLDKLEPYLETAPFFKEFGRNYKFLRRQFSKKKLTDEEETAIIEFSKVLVLLAEEGLEMRNKQEMTYLQPLKEKLTL; the protein is encoded by the coding sequence ATGTCTCGTTCTATCGATTTATTAAAACATCGGTATTTGAAAAATATTAAAGAAAACCCTGAATTGTTTGTTGGGATTGAGCTGGAATATCCTGTTGCAAATTTGGAAGGGGATGCTACAGATGTTGAAGTTATCAAACACTTATTCCGATATTTAGTTTCTACTTTTGATTTTACTGTCGAAAAGGTTGATGATTTTGGGACTCCTATTCAGTTAGTGGACCCAGCAAGTCAAGATGCTATTTTATTTGAAGTTTCCTATACTACGATTGAGTTTGCATTTGGTAAAGCTGAAACGATACAAGAGGTTAAAAATCGTTTTAGTATTTATCTGGAATCAATCCAGAAAAAGTTAGCTGAATCAAACCATGCTATTGTTGGCTGTGGTATCCATCCCAACTGGGATAAAAATGAGAATAGTCCAGTTTCTTACTCACGGTATCGCATGTTGATGGACTATTTGAATTTGAGTAGCACTGTGACTAAATCAGACTTGCACCAATTCCCTGAATATGGAGCTTTTATCTGTGGGAGTCAGGTTCAGCTGGATGTTTCAAAGTCTAACTACTTACGGGTAATTAATGCTTTTACCCAAATTGAAGCAGTTAAGGCTTATTTATTTGCCAATTCTGAGTTTTCGGGTGCAGATTGGGATACGAAAATTTCAAGGGACATTTTCTGGGAAGAATCGATGCATGGTATCTATCCAGAAAACGTCGGGGTCAATTCTAGGCTCTTTAAAGATGAGGATGATTTTTTTGGCTATTTAAATCACTCTGCGATTTTTACTGCGGAACGTGATGGGAAAACCTATTATTTTTATCCGATTCAGGCAAGGGACTATTTGTCTACACCTGAAGTTCAAGCATATGCACTTACTGGGGATGAGATTATTATTTATCCTCAAGAGAAGGATTTTGAAACACATCGTAGTTACCAGTACCAAGATTTAACCACTCGCGGAACAGTTGAGTTTCGTAGTGTGTGTACTCAACCTCTAGATAGCACCTTCGCTTCAGCAGCTTTTCACCTGGGGTTGTTGGTTAATTTAGATAAGTTAGAGCCTTACTTAGAAACAGCACCTTTCTTTAAAGAATTTGGGCGAAATTATAAGTTTTTAAGACGACAATTTTCTAAGAAAAAGCTTACAGATGAGGAAGAAACTGCGATTATTGAATTTTCTAAAGTCTTAGTCCTTTTAGCGGAGGAAGGACTGGAGATGAGAAATAAGCAAGAAATGACCTACTTACAACCTTTGAAAGAAAAATTGACTCTATAA
- the thrC gene encoding threonine synthase — protein MTLVYQSTRDAKNTVTASQAILQGLATDGGLFTPVTYPKVDLDFDKLKDASYQEVAKLVLPAFLDDFTAEELDYCINNAYDSKFDTPTIAPLVKLDGQYNLELFHGSTIAFKDMALSILPYFMTTAAKKHGLENKIVILTATSGDTGKAAMAGFADVPGTEIIVFYPKDGVSKVQELQMTTQTGDNTHVIAIDGNFDDAQTNVKHMFNDVVLREKLTANKLQFSSANSMNIGRLVPQIVYYVYAYAQLVKTGEIVAGDKVNFTVPTGNFGNILAAFYAKQIGLPVGKLICASNDNNVLTDFFKTRVYDKKREFKITTSPSMDILVSSNLERLIFHLLGNDAEKTAELMNALNNQGQYELTDFDGEILDLFAAEYATEEETTAEIKRVYESDSYIEDPHTAVASAVYKKYQAATGDVTKTVIASTASPYKFPVVAVEAVTGKSGLSDFEALAQLHEISGVAVPPAVDGLETAPVRHKTTVAAADMQAAVEAYLGL, from the coding sequence ATGACATTAGTTTATCAATCAACGCGTGATGCGAAAAATACAGTAACAGCCAGCCAAGCGATTTTACAAGGTTTGGCGACGGATGGTGGTTTATTTACACCGGTTACTTATCCAAAGGTAGATTTGGACTTTGACAAATTGAAAGATGCATCTTATCAGGAAGTTGCTAAGTTAGTTTTGCCAGCATTTTTAGATGACTTTACAGCTGAGGAGTTGGACTACTGTATCAACAATGCCTACGATAGCAAGTTTGATACTCCAACTATTGCGCCATTAGTGAAATTAGACGGACAATATAACTTGGAGCTTTTCCATGGTTCAACGATTGCCTTTAAGGATATGGCCTTGTCTATCTTGCCATACTTTATGACAACAGCTGCCAAGAAACATGGCTTGGAAAACAAGATTGTCATCTTGACAGCGACGTCTGGAGATACTGGGAAAGCTGCCATGGCAGGTTTTGCGGATGTTCCTGGAACTGAAATCATCGTCTTTTATCCAAAAGATGGTGTCAGCAAGGTGCAAGAATTGCAAATGACCACTCAGACTGGTGACAATACCCATGTTATCGCTATTGATGGAAACTTTGACGATGCTCAAACAAATGTGAAGCATATGTTCAATGATGTGGTTCTTCGTGAGAAATTAACAGCTAACAAGTTGCAATTTTCATCAGCTAACTCTATGAATATCGGTCGTCTGGTGCCACAGATTGTCTACTATGTTTATGCTTATGCTCAGTTGGTCAAGACTGGTGAGATTGTGGCTGGTGATAAGGTCAACTTTACCGTACCAACAGGAAACTTTGGTAATATCTTGGCTGCCTTTTATGCTAAGCAAATTGGTTTGCCAGTCGGCAAGCTAATCTGTGCTTCAAATGACAATAATGTTTTGACAGACTTCTTTAAAACACGTGTTTACGATAAGAAACGTGAGTTTAAGATAACAACTAGTCCATCTATGGATATTTTGGTATCTTCAAACTTGGAGCGCTTGATTTTCCATCTTTTGGGGAATGATGCTGAAAAGACAGCTGAACTCATGAATGCTTTGAATAACCAAGGTCAGTATGAATTGACAGATTTTGATGGAGAGATTCTTGACCTCTTTGCGGCTGAATATGCGACTGAAGAAGAAACGACAGCAGAAATCAAACGTGTTTATGAGTCAGATTCTTATATCGAGGACCCTCATACAGCTGTTGCCTCAGCAGTGTATAAAAAATACCAAGCGGCTACTGGAGATGTGACTAAGACAGTCATTGCATCAACAGCTAGTCCATACAAGTTCCCAGTAGTTGCAGTAGAAGCTGTGACTGGAAAATCAGGTTTAAGCGATTTTGAAGCCTTGGCTCAATTACATGAAATCTCAGGAGTGGCTGTACCACCTGCAGTTGATGGGCTTGAGACAGCTCCTGTTCGTCACAAGACAACAGTAGCAGCTGCTGATATGCAAGCAGCGGTGGAGGCTTATCTAGGACTTTAA
- a CDS encoding MATE family efflux transporter yields the protein MFKKNKDILNIALPAMGENFLQMLMGMVDSYLVAHLGLIAISGVSVASNIITIYQAIFIALGAAISSVISKSMGQKDQSRLAYHVTEALKITLIVSLLLGALSIFAGQEMIGLLGTERDVAESGGLYLSLVGGSIVLLGLMTSLGALIRATHNPRLPLYVSLLSNALNILFSSLAIFVLDMEIAGVAWGTILSRLIGLAILWSQLKLPFEKPTFGLDKELLTLALPAAGERLMMRAGDVVIIALVVSFGTEAVAGNAIGEVLTQFNYMPAFGVATATVMLVARAVGEDNWKRVASMSKQTFWLSLVLMLPLTFSIYALGIPLTHLYTTDSLAVEASVLVTLFSLLGTPMTIGTVIYTAVWQGLGNARLPFYATSIGMWCIRIGTGYLMGIVLGWGLPGIWAGTLLDNGFRWLFLRYRYQRYMSLKG from the coding sequence TTGTTTAAGAAAAATAAAGATATTCTTAATATTGCATTGCCAGCTATGGGTGAAAACTTTTTGCAGATGCTCATGGGGATGGTGGATAGTTACTTGGTCGCTCACTTAGGCTTAATCGCTATTTCAGGTGTTTCGGTAGCCAGCAATATCATCACGATTTACCAGGCGATTTTCATTGCTCTGGGAGCTGCTATTTCCAGCGTTATTTCAAAAAGCATGGGGCAGAAGGATCAGTCTAGACTAGCCTACCATGTGACAGAAGCTCTCAAGATAACCTTGATAGTAAGTTTGCTTTTAGGGGCCTTGTCCATCTTTGCTGGGCAAGAGATGATAGGACTTTTGGGGACGGAGAGAGATGTAGCTGAGAGTGGTGGTCTCTACCTATCTTTGGTTGGCGGATCGATTGTTCTCTTGGGTTTAATGACTAGTCTGGGAGCCTTGATTCGTGCAACGCATAATCCACGTTTGCCCCTCTATGTGAGTCTTTTATCCAATGCCTTGAATATTCTTTTTTCAAGTCTAGCTATTTTTGTCCTGGATATGGAGATAGCTGGTGTTGCTTGGGGGACTATTCTGTCTCGCTTGATTGGTCTTGCAATTTTATGGTCGCAATTAAAGCTGCCTTTTGAGAAACCGACTTTTGGTTTAGATAAGGAACTATTGACCCTAGCTTTGCCAGCAGCTGGAGAGCGGCTCATGATGCGGGCTGGTGATGTCGTTATCATTGCTTTGGTTGTTTCTTTTGGAACGGAGGCAGTGGCGGGAAATGCAATCGGAGAAGTTTTGACCCAGTTTAACTATATGCCTGCCTTTGGTGTCGCTACGGCAACGGTCATGCTGGTGGCTCGAGCAGTTGGAGAGGATAATTGGAAAAGGGTAGCTAGTATGAGCAAGCAAACCTTTTGGCTTTCTCTGGTCCTCATGTTGCCCTTAACCTTCAGTATCTATGCTTTGGGTATACCACTAACTCATCTCTATACGACTGATTCTCTAGCGGTGGAGGCTAGTGTGCTAGTGACACTTTTTTCACTACTTGGTACTCCTATGACGATAGGAACAGTCATTTATACGGCAGTCTGGCAGGGCTTGGGCAATGCTCGGCTTCCCTTTTATGCGACAAGTATAGGAATGTGGTGTATCCGCATTGGGACAGGATATCTGATGGGGATTGTTCTTGGTTGGGGCTTGCCTGGTATTTGGGCCGGAACCCTCTTGGATAATGGTTTTCGCTGGTTATTTCTACGCTATCGTTACCAGCGCTATATGAGCTTGAAAGGATAG
- a CDS encoding HAD family hydrolase has product MQKTAFIWDLDGTLLDSYEAILSGIEETFSQFSIPYDKEQVREFILKYSVQDLLVQVAEERKLDVEVLNQVRAQSLAEKNAQVVLLPGAREVLVWADDAGIQQFVYTHKGDNALTILRDLGLESYFTEILTSQSGFARKPNPEAADYLLDKYQLNPEKTYYIGDRTLDVEFAQNSGIQSLNFLESSYEDDHRIQTLADIPLIFKAK; this is encoded by the coding sequence ATGCAAAAAACAGCTTTTATTTGGGATTTAGACGGGACTTTATTGGACTCTTACGAAGCGATTTTGTCAGGGATCGAGGAGACGTTTAGTCAATTTTCTATTCCTTATGATAAGGAGCAGGTGAGAGAGTTTATCCTAAAGTATTCTGTGCAGGATTTGCTTGTGCAGGTGGCAGAAGAGAGAAAATTGGATGTGGAAGTGCTAAATCAGGTGCGGGCCCAGAGTCTGGCTGAGAAGAATGCTCAGGTAGTTTTGCTGCCAGGTGCGCGTGAAGTGCTAGTTTGGGCAGACGATGCAGGGATTCAGCAGTTTGTCTATACTCATAAGGGGGACAATGCTCTTACTATTTTAAGAGACTTGGGGTTGGAATCCTATTTCACAGAGATTCTAACCAGTCAGAGTGGTTTTGCGCGCAAGCCTAATCCAGAAGCGGCTGATTATCTGCTAGACAAGTATCAGTTGAATCCTGAGAAGACTTATTATATAGGGGATCGGACTCTGGATGTGGAATTTGCCCAGAATAGTGGAATTCAAAGCCTCAACTTTTTAGAGTCGTCTTATGAAGACGATCACAGGATTCAAACGTTAGCAGATATTCCCCTTATTTTTAAGGCTAAGTGA
- a CDS encoding LysM peptidoglycan-binding domain-containing protein, whose amino-acid sequence MKKRILLASTVALSFAPVLATQAEEVLWTARSVEQIQNDLTKTDNKTSYTIQYGDTLSTIAEALGVDVTVLANLNKITNMDLIFPETVLTTTVNEAEEVTEVEIQTPQADSSEEVTTATADLTTNQVTVDDQTVQVADLSQPIAEAPKAVETTSTKEVATSSEVTETVTASEEVAPSTGTSVSDEQTAETSSAVAEVAPQATTPAEKQETQASPQAEPTVETTTRSVEEKATETTVTSSEEAKEASSSEATTAVSTYQPEEAKPVSTTYAAPAAPDYAGLAVAKAENAGLQPQTAAFKEEIANLFGITSFSGYRPGDSGDHGKGLAIDFMVPESSELGDKIAEYAIQNMASRGISYIIWKQRFYAPFDSKYGPANTWNPMPDRGSVTENHYDHVHVSMNG is encoded by the coding sequence ATGAAGAAAAGAATATTATTAGCCTCAACAGTAGCCTTGTCATTTGCCCCAGTATTGGCAACTCAAGCAGAAGAAGTTCTTTGGACTGCACGTAGTGTTGAGCAAATCCAAAATGATTTGACTAAAACAGACAACAAAACAAGTTACACCATTCAGTATGGTGATACCTTAAGCACTATTGCAGAAGCCTTGGGTGTAGATGTCACAGTTCTTGCGAATTTGAATAAAATCACTAATATGGACTTGATTTTCCCAGAAACTGTTTTGACAACGACTGTCAATGAAGCAGAAGAAGTAACGGAAGTTGAAATTCAAACTCCTCAAGCAGACTCTAGTGAGGAAGTGACAACTGCGACAGCAGATTTGACAACCAATCAAGTGACCGTTGATGATCAAACTGTTCAAGTTGCAGATCTTTCTCAACCAATTGCAGAAGCTCCAAAAGCGGTAGAAACTACAAGTACAAAAGAAGTAGCAACAAGTTCAGAAGTTACAGAGACAGTGACTGCTTCAGAAGAAGTCGCGCCATCTACAGGGACTTCTGTTTCAGACGAGCAAACAGCCGAAACAAGCAGTGCAGTTGCAGAAGTAGCTCCTCAGGCAACGACTCCAGCTGAGAAACAGGAAACACAAGCAAGTCCTCAAGCTGAGCCAACAGTGGAAACAACTACAAGGTCAGTAGAAGAAAAAGCAACTGAAACCACTGTAACAAGTTCAGAAGAAGCAAAAGAAGCATCATCAAGTGAAGCTACAACAGCAGTTTCTACTTATCAACCAGAAGAGGCGAAACCAGTTTCAACGACTTACGCAGCTCCAGCAGCCCCTGATTATGCTGGACTGGCAGTAGCAAAGGCTGAGAATGCAGGCCTTCAACCACAGACGGCTGCCTTTAAAGAAGAAATTGCCAACTTGTTTGGTATCACATCCTTTAGTGGTTACCGTCCAGGAGACAGTGGAGATCACGGAAAAGGTTTGGCTATCGACTTTATGGTACCAGAAAGCTCAGAACTAGGAGATAAGATTGCGGAATACGCTATTCAAAATATGGCCAGCCGTGGAATTAGTTACATCATTTGGAAACAACGTTTCTATGCTCCATTCGATAGCAAATATGGACCAGCTAATACTTGGAACCCAATGCCAGACCGTGGTAGTGTGACAGAAAATCACTATGACCACGTTCACGTTTCAATGAATGGATAA
- a CDS encoding MarR family winged helix-turn-helix transcriptional regulator, which translates to MLEIQDLLYQLRLSEQASTQLFEKRLGISLTRYQILLFLLKHSPCKQIAVQERLKIDQAALTRHFKILEMEGLVERHRNPKNQREVLVEATKYAKEQLVMNPPLQHIKVKEAMESILTESERTELSRLVNKLVSGIENIEI; encoded by the coding sequence ATGTTAGAGATTCAAGATCTGCTTTATCAACTCCGCTTGTCTGAGCAAGCGAGTACGCAATTATTTGAAAAAAGACTTGGGATTAGTTTGACACGGTATCAGATTTTATTATTTTTGCTGAAGCATTCCCCTTGTAAACAAATAGCGGTTCAGGAGCGTTTGAAGATTGATCAGGCTGCTTTGACCCGACATTTCAAGATTTTAGAAATGGAAGGTTTGGTGGAGCGTCATCGCAATCCTAAAAATCAGCGAGAAGTGTTGGTAGAGGCCACGAAGTATGCCAAGGAGCAGTTAGTGATGAATCCGCCTCTGCAGCATATCAAGGTTAAGGAAGCGATGGAAAGTATTTTAACAGAGTCTGAAAGAACAGAACTCAGCCGTTTAGTAAATAAATTAGTTTCAGGTATTGAAAATATAGAAATTTAA
- a CDS encoding DUF1304 domain-containing protein: MSIMTIILATLVAVEHFYIFYLESIATQSDATSRVFNMEKEELVRPSVSSLFKNQGIYNALLGVFLLYGIYFSQNLEIVTIFVLFVIGAAAYGSLTADKKIILKQGGPAILALISILFFK; encoded by the coding sequence ATGTCAATTATGACAATCATTTTAGCAACGCTTGTTGCTGTGGAGCATTTTTACATCTTTTATTTGGAAAGTATTGCTACGCAATCAGATGCAACTAGTCGTGTCTTTAACATGGAAAAGGAAGAACTGGTTCGTCCGTCAGTAAGTTCATTGTTTAAAAATCAAGGGATTTATAATGCTCTGCTAGGAGTTTTTCTCTTGTATGGGATTTATTTCTCACAGAATTTAGAAATTGTGACTATTTTTGTCTTGTTTGTGATTGGTGCTGCGGCTTATGGCTCTCTCACAGCAGATAAGAAAATTATTTTGAAGCAAGGTGGACCAGCTATTTTGGCCTTAATTAGTATTTTATTCTTTAAATAA
- the pcp gene encoding pyroglutamyl-peptidase I, giving the protein MKVLVTGFEPFGGEKVNPALEAIKGLPAEIHGAEVRWLEVPTVFHKSAQVLEEEMNRYQPDFVLCIGQAGGRSSLTPERVAINQDDARIPDNEGNQPIDLPIRTDGAPAYFSSLPIKAMVQAIKKEGLPASVSNTAGTFVCNHLMYQALYLVEKKFPHVKAGFMHIPYMMEQVVNRPTTPAMSLVDIRRGIEAAIGAMIEHGDQDLKLVGGETH; this is encoded by the coding sequence ATGAAAGTATTAGTGACAGGTTTTGAGCCCTTTGGAGGGGAAAAGGTCAATCCAGCCTTGGAAGCCATTAAAGGTTTACCAGCTGAAATCCATGGTGCTGAGGTCCGTTGGCTAGAAGTGCCGACAGTCTTTCACAAATCGGCTCAAGTATTGGAAGAAGAGATGAACCGCTATCAACCTGACTTTGTCCTTTGTATAGGTCAAGCTGGTGGAAGGTCTAGCTTGACACCTGAGCGAGTAGCTATTAATCAAGATGATGCACGCATTCCTGATAATGAGGGTAATCAACCGATTGACCTTCCCATTCGCACAGACGGTGCTCCGGCCTACTTTAGTAGTTTGCCGATTAAAGCGATGGTTCAAGCTATAAAAAAGGAGGGATTGCCGGCCTCTGTTTCCAATACAGCAGGGACTTTTGTCTGCAATCATTTGATGTATCAGGCCCTCTATTTGGTAGAAAAGAAATTTCCACATGTTAAGGCAGGGTTTATGCATATTCCTTATATGATGGAACAGGTGGTGAATCGACCGACTACTCCAGCTATGAGTTTAGTGGACATTAGGCGAGGGATAGAAGCGGCAATCGGCGCCATGATAGAACATGGAGATCAGGATCTCAAGTTGGTAGGCGGAGAAACTCATTGA
- a CDS encoding DUF975 family protein has product MKYPKIDLKTVRLQARQFQAENPRLFLVYLLPSILVILSGFLNPLERINEAILEQPFLSVFGHVSQAYLFPLLVSFIGTILLTSSVYTTLKLIKNPDTELSVKNSLTLFNEELFSQTFLTLLLKRFYLFLWSIPSLLGIYFLFYSSFIAKKFVALHPEFPNLDLTSIETERFLITFGLYLLASIFLMIIGNSLYIPQYYAYSQVEFLLCDTLDLGQARPGQVLKTSRFLMKGYKFQRFVLDLQLLPWYVLNWITFGIASFSLLPYIQINKMIFYRAVLARKRPKA; this is encoded by the coding sequence ATGAAATACCCAAAAATTGATTTAAAAACCGTTCGTCTGCAGGCTAGACAATTTCAAGCTGAAAATCCCCGCCTCTTTCTCGTCTATCTCTTACCTAGCATACTGGTCATCTTGTCTGGCTTTCTCAATCCCTTAGAGCGCATCAACGAGGCTATTTTAGAACAACCCTTTTTAAGCGTGTTTGGCCATGTATCCCAAGCCTACCTCTTTCCACTATTAGTCTCCTTTATTGGAACAATACTTCTAACCAGTTCCGTCTATACCACGCTGAAACTCATCAAGAATCCTGATACAGAACTATCAGTCAAAAATAGTCTCACTCTCTTTAACGAAGAGCTTTTTTCACAAACCTTTTTGACTCTACTTCTCAAACGTTTCTATCTCTTCTTATGGAGCATTCCTAGTTTGCTTGGAATTTACTTCCTTTTTTACAGTAGCTTTATCGCAAAGAAATTCGTTGCCCTTCACCCTGAGTTTCCCAATCTGGATCTCACATCAATTGAAACTGAACGCTTCCTCATCACCTTTGGTCTTTACCTTCTAGCAAGTATCTTCTTGATGATTATAGGAAATAGTCTCTATATTCCACAATACTATGCCTATTCACAGGTAGAATTTCTCCTGTGTGACACCCTAGACTTGGGACAAGCTAGACCAGGACAAGTCCTAAAAACCAGCCGTTTCCTGATGAAAGGCTACAAATTTCAGCGCTTTGTTCTAGACTTACAACTCCTTCCTTGGTACGTCCTCAATTGGATTACTTTTGGGATTGCTAGTTTCTCACTCCTACCCTATATTCAAATCAATAAAATGATTTTTTACCGAGCAGTACTGGCTCGAAAACGTCCAAAAGCTTGA
- the tgt gene encoding tRNA guanosine(34) transglycosylase Tgt, producing the protein MSDSPIKYRLIKKEKHTGARLGEIITPHGTFPTPMFMPVGTQATVKTQSPEELKEMGSGIILSNTYHLWLRPGDELIARAGGLHKFMNWDQPILTDSGGFQVYSLADSRNITEEGVTFKNHLNGSKMFLSPEKAISIQNNLGSDIMMSFDECPQFYQPYDYVKKSIERTSRWAERGLKAHRRPHDQGLFGIVQGAGFEDLRRQSAHDLVSMDFPGYSIGGLAVGETHEEMNAVLDFTTQLLPENKPRYLMGVGAPDSLIDGVIRGVDMFDCVLPTRIARNGTCMTSQGRLVVKNAQFAEDFTPLDPECDCYTCKNYTRAYLRHLLKADETFGIRLTSYHNLYFLLNLMKQVRQAIMDDNLLEFREYFVEKYGYNKSGRNF; encoded by the coding sequence ATGTCGGATTCACCAATCAAATACCGTTTGATTAAAAAAGAAAAACACACGGGAGCTCGCCTGGGTGAGATTATCACACCACACGGAACCTTCCCAACGCCTATGTTCATGCCAGTTGGTACTCAGGCAACTGTCAAAACACAGTCGCCAGAAGAGTTGAAGGAGATGGGTTCGGGAATTATCCTGTCAAACACTTATCATCTCTGGCTTCGTCCAGGAGATGAACTCATCGCTCGCGCAGGTGGTCTTCACAAGTTCATGAATTGGGACCAGCCTATTTTGACAGATAGTGGTGGTTTTCAGGTTTATTCTTTAGCAGATAGTCGCAATATCACAGAAGAAGGGGTAACCTTTAAAAACCATCTTAATGGTTCCAAGATGTTCCTATCACCAGAAAAAGCTATTTCTATTCAGAATAATTTGGGCTCAGACATCATGATGTCCTTTGATGAATGCCCCCAGTTTTATCAACCATACGACTACGTTAAGAAATCAATCGAGCGTACCAGTCGTTGGGCTGAGCGTGGTTTGAAGGCTCACCGTCGTCCACATGACCAAGGTTTGTTTGGAATTGTGCAGGGGGCTGGATTTGAAGACCTTCGTCGCCAATCGGCTCATGACCTTGTCAGCATGGACTTCCCAGGCTACTCTATCGGAGGACTAGCAGTTGGAGAAACCCACGAAGAGATGAATGCAGTTTTGGACTTTACGACCCAACTGCTTCCTGAGAACAAACCTCGTTACTTGATGGGAGTAGGAGCGCCAGATAGCTTGATTGATGGTGTTATTCGTGGGGTCGATATGTTCGACTGTGTCTTGCCAACTCGCATTGCTCGTAACGGAACTTGTATGACCAGTCAGGGACGTTTGGTTGTAAAAAATGCCCAGTTTGCTGAGGACTTTACGCCACTGGATCCTGAGTGTGATTGCTACACATGTAAGAACTATACACGCGCCTACCTTCGTCACCTGCTCAAGGCTGATGAAACCTTCGGTATCCGCTTGACGAGCTACCATAACCTTTATTTCTTGCTTAACCTGATGAAGCAAGTACGACAAGCCATCATGGATGACAATCTCTTGGAATTCCGTGAGTATTTTGTTGAAAAATATGGCTATAATAAGTCAGGACGCAATTTCTAA